The genomic stretch aataatttattttacggaATATTATGGTTACATGATTGCAAATTATCCTTTTAGGTTCTATGTTAGATTTGATTGGAGGAGGTTCGCAGCAAAGCGCGTCTCGGTCGGGAACACCGGCGGCCGTGGGACACAGGAAGAGCCCCACTGCGGACCAGGGTACCCAGGTAATGTTCACTATTGTTTTGTATACTTGAAGTTCATTTAATCGTAACAATTGGAACATAATGTGTTGTACTTGTGTGTATTCGAAATGTGAAGTTTAGCTGATTTAGCTAGGTTGCAAAATCCCTTATTAAAAACTcgaaaaattttgaaaaaaaaataaatgtgttaATTACTGATGTTATTGGCAAGTTTTCCCATATAAAGaagttttgtaaaataagagaCTATTCATTCTTGTATGTATAATCGACCTTAAATGTACAATGAAATTGCTAACTTTCACATATTTCACATGATTTATTACTCCTATACTAATTACTCCTAGGCTGTCATATATCCCCAAGCCAATAATAGttatttctgaacattttattttgcatgccgttaacaatacataaaaattttgatgCATAGGTAACTCCACGATCGGTTAAAAGTTGTAACAATTGAAATTGGTGCATTCCATTGACATTGAATAAACAACTAGACACattcacatttaaatattgtcCGAAGTAAAACTCTGCTTACGCATCAattaggcagagttttctaaTGAACGTATAGAATAGACAGCCACAAAATAAGTCATCCTTTGAAtgaattgatataattttaacagGCGTTTGTGAGTCAAGTTTTTTATAGTACTTCAATGGCTACATACAATACATGCTAAAAAGGCCGCCTATCAGCAGGTCGGTTCGGGCGCGGGCGGGTCCACCCAGCGTGAATCTCGCCGCGGTGGCTCTACGAACAAGCCGGCGAACCGCCCGCGACAGAACTCGCGAAGCCGCCAGCGACAGTCCAGCGGCTCCCAACCGTCGCAGCCGCAGCAACCACAACACAATCAACATCAACAACACAATCAACAACAACCGCACCACCACCACCAGCCCGGTGAGCTCGTTGAAAGTAAGGCACAAGTGATTTGTTTGGACGAACCGTGTGGACGCTCAAGTGTATTAACATTATTGTAATGCTGGTTCGTATTATTAATGCTTGAGCTTTATTAACGAATGATAGGACGGTTGGTCGTGGAGGATTGGGAGGTTTTGATCCTTGAATGTCAAAGTGTGGTAATATtgctatttgttttatattatgcagATGCAAACATTTTCATCGTGAGGAAAATTGGCAATTCATATTTATCAATAGTTAAATCATATTTTCGGTATAATGCTTGAATTATGCTATTAAAATCAGAGTAATTGGAATGTATTGGTAAAATAATGGCCATTTTAATTGGATGCTTTTTATTGATGCTGAAACTAATTTTATAGCTAGCTATGGCTGCTTCTGGAGTGGTTTGTatttctacataatatcttaaattaaactttaaaatatatcgacatttacttaatttttggAGAAATACTTAAACAGTATACACAATtctatatttcattaaatataaacaggcagatataaaagaaattatttcaattttgtactttaatatacagaataaaataatttccttGAATGACATACTACAATATGTATGATGATTAACAGtaaaatcatcatcattacTCTTGTAACTGAAAcagtaaacaatatttattgctCATAATTTCCTTTTTCGTATTAAACAGACTGAAAAtacaatcatcatcatcatcatcatcagcccatatacgttcccactgctgggacacgggcctcctatgagggtacaggccataatccaccacgctggccaagtgcgggttggcggatgacacatgtcgtcgaactttttaattcttcgacatgtcggtttcctcacgatgttttccttcaccgttcgagcagtggtgatgttacaacatgcgcagataaattgaaaaatcaatttatttcctgcgcgctcgcctggtctcgaaccacggacttatcgattcgaagtccgaggtcttaccactgagccaccactgctctgaaaatacaataatattgttcAATTTCTAtcctaataaatttattatagttacGTAACAAAACTTTACTGATTGTTACTTATTTAACTCAGATGTATTGAAccgaattgaaaaattctgaagcagatatatatttttatactattcCTAAGTCTCTCATTATATAAAACGCAAACATTGATTTCTGACTGATCTATCAACACAGCCGATACTGAAccgaattaaaattataaagaaagaaagaaaaaaaactaataatcCGCGTTACCCACTGCgtcaaatttcatgaaaaccGTTTCACCAGTTTtgcttttatattatgttttagtaaGATGTCAATATGCTAATATTCTGTACGTTTCCAGGCCAGGGCTACAACCGCGGTGGCTGGAGGGGCCGGTCCcgcgggcgcgggcgcggcTTCGTGCCCCGCAACAAGAACACGCTCAAGTTCGACAACGACTACGACTTTGAGCAGGCGAACACCGAGTTTGAGGAGCTGCGCAGCCAGCTGGCCAAGGCCAAGATCGCGGACGGGGAGACTAAAGTGGAGAATAATGTTagttttagtatttattttttattatttgtaactataatatgGTTAAAAACCATATTACTTTGTTATTAAATGAAGtgatttattgaaatataaggttgatttttaaatatttcatgatctaattcaaatattgtaaataataatttaaaataaaaatctatagcagcaacaaaaatatgtgaaattaatttttgacAACCAtcttaaaattgtttgttagAAAATAGGGATCTTTCTTGTAAAAATAGTTGACTTTTAGTTTTGCTTTCTCACAATATTACTTCATgtcaaaagaaaaaattaaacagcaccttaaaattattctgagtttattagtatttaagtGTAATTACATGTGTATTGAACTGATTTTTCCACTTCCAAATAACTAATATTCGCACCACAGCCCATTGTAATTGATGGGGTTCCATTCCAGGGCGAAGTGGACAAGAAGGACGACTCGGGCAACGAGACGGGCGCGGGTGAGGCGGAACAAGAGGACGACTTCATGGGATACGATAAGAAGAAGAGCTTCTTTGATAATATCTCGTGTGAGGCTGTTGAGAGGTGAGTTTTGGATTTATTTATGTCATATTTGTACACATAATGATATAGGAAGTGAAACTGCGTAAGCTGCAGCTACGTAACAGCTGGTTTAAATTGATTAACACACATCAATTACAGTTATTGAGACTTAtattagaagcacttttgctTTGTTGTTATACATAAGTTAATATTTACCACGTCAACCAGTAAATTCTGTAATCGCACTTTCAAGTCCAATTTGACATTTCAATTGTTATACAACAGATTTCTGATGGCAAAGAACTGTCTGGCGGTTTTtgactacatatttttttccattcaTCTTCCACAATgcattaacccattgagccccaagcagcccgatcggtccacgacacaatagattttctattgtgtctgtgattccggggcctgagttattaaatatcaactgtaggtatttattatttatttatttatttatttatttatttacggcaTACGCCAAaccatacatatattaaacttAATCCTAAACTTGTCCTTAGTTGTAGGTATCTCTTACATTCTTCACCTATCATTCCCATCCCTGACACAAACAAATCATATACTGGTGCAGAAATGAGGATTGAGTTCAGCAGTGAAAGCAATAACTGTAAACTGTATAATGTTAACAGGCAAAAGGGGCGCAGCCAGCGGACGGACTGGCGGACGGAGCGCAAGCTGAACTCGGAGACGTTCGGCGTGGCGTCCGCGCGGCGCGGCGCGTGGCGCGGCCGGCCGGGCTGGCGCCACCCGCACAACCCGCACAATCCGCACCACCAGCCGTATGTCTACACagtgctatttatttatttttttaagggccgatttttcaatccttggttaaaatttatccgtccaataaagtattacacgaacattttgaAATGCCATTTAAACTGTCttatacggacaattagaatacatttttgaaatggtagtttaatatgttattcgatgaataagttttaaccaaggattgcaaaatcggcccttaatctTACTTTATTTTAAGGGAAGTAGAAACAAATTACAtggtatttaaatacaaatttatcaCTATGTAGTGTTATAACAAGTCACTTTCCACCGTCTGGGTTGTCTGCGTGCATTAAAATTATGCAACAGATTtagattgaatttttttatagagcGCAAGTTCAAATGTGCAAGGATTTTTAAATGACCTTTAATgtgttttgattttaatttcgaaTAGAACTTCGAAAAAGAACCACTCAGAAACTTGCTTGTGTACGCGATTTATTTCTGTAATGCctttttaaaacttgattattttaCACCTATTTGGTTAGAATTTCAGAAGTTTTATGGATGTATTGACTAAATATCTGATAATTTTTTCGAATGAAACTGTTATTTTTCGGGGTATATGCAACTTTTTCGTAATTTCGCTCGATTAATTTTTACGGTGTCAACATGATGTAGATGTCCTtaacataataacataatgCATTATTCCATTGCAGCATGTCGTACTTCCCGAGCTGGCGGGCGATGCGCggcgggcgcgggcgcggcgggCCGCAGCACGCGCACAACAACCACAACAACCACAACAACCACAACAACCACTCCAACCACAGCCACGCCAGCGCGCACCGCCAGCGCAGCGCGCCCACCGCGCCGCCCGCGCAGCCCGCCGCTACTGGTATACACACACTTTATTCATCTActagctcctgttggtcttagcgtgatgatatatagcctatagccttcctcgataaatgggctatcctaacactgaaagaatttttcaaatcggaccagtagttcctgagattagcgcgttcaaacaaacaaactcttcagctttataatattagtatagattagccTTAATCAGACACAACAATGATAAatgttataggtacatataaaaacttaattgaCTGATGAGTCGACGTAGTCGACACAGAAAAGATTGGTCTGTTTGCcctaatttcaaaatggcacATTCCTCCTCCATTCCCTTCCAATGTTTTCTGTTCAGTGCTGTCCTCGTCCATGTTTTGCTGCTGTTGTAAAGTTTTCGTCTTCCCACCTTCTAATCTGTCTCCCCCGTTTcctttttccatttttgggaTACCAGAAAACCTATTTTCTTCACTAGTTCCActtgtttttatcaaatttttaattaaacaccAATATTACGAATGGTTTTCTACATACTACTTATCTTGTCAGATAGTGAAACAATAATcaattgttttcaatttagaatttgtttatttatgaaagatttttcattgaaaatgTTACTTACAGAAACACTTACTAaacttatttgttttatttgcagcCAAGTAGGACTGGATGAAGGAGGGTACGCCgaatcttaatttattatcgCGAGGACTAAACAAACACTTAAGTAACGGAAAAGTGAGTGTTGGTGATAGAAAGTGTGTTAATTGTTCTATCGTAAACTCTTATCGGGAATGTTAAGGATGGATAGATATTAGTTGATGGACATTGCTATGGTGTGACAGTGTTGTATCCAATATATGGAAGGAGCTATTTGGAAATTCCCGTGAGAACGAAACATGTTCGTCCAGAGGCACCTAAGTGTTGTAAGTATAGAATGGTTTGTTCAAATTATTGGGCTGATTGTTTCATGTTGACCTTTTTCTGAAAATTGTAAAGTCGACCAGATTGATATAAGGCTATTGTGATCGAGAGTCAACCTAGTTCGTTACGTCGAGGCTACCGAATCGCCCGCgtagaataataattgaaagtttatttatgtatagtgACGGTTTCGTGAAGGTGGCTCGACTGTTGTCATCGTGCGGCAATGTAAATGTGGTTGTAACGTTTCGGACGCACCTTCACGGAACGGTCTGAAGCCCAATCAaatcatatattttcatagcTTCTCATCTATAATGCAGTTGTGCCTATTGTAACGAATAGattataaatgtgtttttatatttctgttgTTGCACATTTTTCTTAAGCAATGACAGTGGCAGTCCTACTAGTTGTCGACACCGAGTTGTATTTCTGCTGGACAGATTGTAATTTATCAGTTTGTACTGCTCTCGTTTGAAACTTGTATAGTGATGACTATTTTTTGACTGTCATgtgtatgtaaattgtattgtaatagTAGGACTGTGCGGGATCCTGTGACAGATCACTGGATTTTGAATTGTTTATACAGATTGATATATcgttaaatatgtagttaaattGTATACGTCACAGGATTCAAATAATGTGAGCTTTGATCCAGTGTATCACAAAGTTTTAGTATAAATTTGTTAGAAAAGGACTGCTTTCTCatgtatgtaaaaatgtatgtcaaTCGGCTCATGTCCTTTTTTGAGTGAATGTAAAGacaacaatttttttgacaaataaaatgtttgtaaatcTTTAACTCAAAAACTGTACCTGGTGATTGTATTAATACGGAAATATACATTTACTACAAATCTTCTAACcgttattttgattaaaacatCATATTTGAACAATTCTTTTTATTGCAAACCAAAATTTAAGCTCGTACTGATATACTTGTACAACTTTTCAAGTCACAATACATTTAAcaaatatagtataaaataatataaagaaattttaaaatacaacagTATACATCAAATCACTCAGTCTAGAACAAAACTGCAGAAGTAATGAAAGTGTGTTTGATTTCAAAAACACAAGTACACATAATTAACACTTCCCAAATCCCAATCAATTGCATTTTTAactgcaataaaatataatacgaatGTTATAACTTAGCACATTACCACTACGTCTTtacatgtataaaatatattataataaaaatatgctgACCTTACCCACTAATACTAcgagaaacaaaatatttacacaaccacaatattatgtaaagatGTCGTTTCAATACTTGAGAAAAGATTAATTATTCATAGAAGCGTATTTACGTTAATTTGAGCCTTATCTAATTATTAACCTACATTTTCATAAATGGCAACAAAAGTACAAAGTAACTGAAAATCATTCACTCGAAGATTTctcaaataatattagattACCTACCAGGAcgtttatcaataaaatatttaccaactgtatataataattatttaaatataacgtATCAAAATTGAAAGAGTATAAAATGAGTGTAGTATAGAAAACGAAGTCAGTATAAGGTAAGTTAGGTTAGGAATTAAGCGCGCCATTCGCGCACGGGTTGACCGTTTTCTACGATCCACACGGATCCACTTTGAGCCTTTTGGAGGATATCGATCAGAGACCTGGCAACGTGTTCAGCACTGaaaacaaaagaataaaaagtTGTGTTAAATCGTATTAACTTTATAAACCACTTAATTCAAGAACAGCTGAACGGGTTTTTctgttataattatgaaaattacttttttcttaatttcttgattaaaaaaactattttgaaCAGCTCTATTTTTTACACAATacattgcaattaaattatgtaagtataatatgTGTAACTATATGAATTGGTATAATATGAATTCTTATTCATATTAAGTTCTCTTAACATGCTTAACCGTTAAAACGAATTTGATAACTACACTAAAAATACATGATGGAATAGTTATTCCatcatgtattttttttagtaatgtATTATCTAGTGTAGTTACACTCTTAGGTTACACTAGATAATacattactaaaaaaaaaattgttataggTCCTAAGGGGCTTCAAATCTAGGTGAGGGCACTGCAACGAGGCGTGCACGCCAACACCAACGAGGAttgaaaatggaaaaaaaggatacttataaaaaaaaaattgaaaataatccATACCTCTGAGTTTTGGAATTTGCATTGTCCCTCTGCCAAGCAGCTTCATACTCGGAAGACATCAGCTGTTTGCGAATGTCTTTGATAAGTCCAGTGTCGGTGAGGCCGGGGCACAACACTATGCTTCGCACTCCGGTCAGATTTACATGATATTGATCCTGAAATTAGGTAACTCATTGGTAAGATACGACGTtgagtaatttatataaaattactagctgtccgcccgcggcttcgcccgctttgtgctttaaactatcctatctctcaagttggatcgaactgcacatggtgtgcgaattttattataatcggttaagtggtttaggagtccattgaggacaaacattgtgacacgagatttatatatattaagattattggGTGGAAGCAACAActaaaaagttatatatgaTTTCTTTTCTACGATTATATCATtgttattaacataattaagATCAAAAGagagataatatattttttactcaaAAAGCCAACTCGTCATTTCTAAGACCCTAATTGTTAAAACGTATAATAGAAATAgctacatacaataaaatatattcaaatctgttatgaacaaaaaaatcaaaatcaattaTAAATTAGGTCTTTCATAAGTAGCAAAAGAAAGTTGAACatcaacacaaaataaaaagcgCGTGTGCCGACTGCCGCCATTTTCTTCGGCAGAGCCATGTCCACACTGACCGATCAGCTTCGTGCGGCTGCTGGCCTTGTGTGgtctattaaaatttaaaaatatttgtgataGACGATGAACTACTGGTCCGGGAGCCAGAAGCAGATTTTATGACCAAGTTCCTCTCAAGCGGTAACtagtaaaatgcatcaaagtatagtattatgaagcctcgtgaacgtcagctggagctcggttggggggtgagcggttgtagcctcccacgcacgtcagaaaaaaaaagtatattcattcatttcctctcagctaaaaatttgtcaaattgtagctaacccaatatctcaacgaaaaataataatcagctggttacagcatggtgtattatacgtcagctggtgtctcgaatataatgagacattaacaaaatcatcgagatacatggaattccatcaacataagtccccgtaaaagataagtaataactttattaattatatattatactaatatttttttaataattatagttaactaatgtttttagtgggttatttcatatttgttacacttttaggtagttatgtgaatttgatgatatgatagttatttttaaatgcagtttataatatttgtaaaaacatgtttaccgatgt from Colias croceus chromosome 9, ilColCroc2.1 encodes the following:
- the LOC123694688 gene encoding protein LSM14 homolog B isoform X10, which translates into the protein MSAGMPELGSKISLISKADIRYEGRLFTVDPQECTIALASVRSFGTEDRETQYPVAPQSQVYDYILFRGSDIKDIRVVNNVSSLPNDPAIVQMSVPPSIGSGSMLDLIGGGSQQSASRSGTPAAVGHRKSPTADQGTQQVGSGAGGSTQRESRRGGSTNKPANRPRQNSRSRQRQSSGSQPSQPQQPQHNQHQQHNQQQPHHHHQPGELVESQGYNRGGWRGRSRGRGRGFVPRNKNTLKFDNDYDFEQANTEFEELRSQLAKAKIADGETKVENNVSPIVIDGVPFQGEVDKKDDSGNETGAGEAEQEDDFMGYDKKKSFFDNISCEAVERQKGRSQRTDWRTERKLNSETFGVASARRGAWRGRPGWRHPHNPHNPHHQPMSYFPSWRAMRGGRGRGGPQHAHNNHNNHNNHNNHSNHSHASAHRQRSAPTAPPAQPAATAK
- the LOC123694688 gene encoding protein LSM14 homolog B isoform X3; this encodes MSAGMPELGSKISLISKADIRYEGRLFTVDPQECTIALASVRSFGTEDRETQYPVAPQSQVYDYILFRGSDIKDIRVVNNVSSLPNDPAIVQMSVPPSIGSGNQGQYVGQYNHPVVGQTQYPQYYPMGGFPSSVHPQMNKTSELSPQTSVDLAPQQPVTAPIGSGVVHHNQVKDQGSMLDLIGGGSQQSASRSGTPAAVGHRKSPTADQGTQQVGSGAGGSTQRESRRGGSTNKPANRPRQNSRSRQRQSSGSQPSQPQQPQHNQHQQHNQQQPHHHHQPGELVESQGYNRGGWRGRSRGRGRGFVPRNKNTLKFDNDYDFEQANTEFEELRSQLAKAKIADGETKVENNPIVIDGVPFQGEVDKKDDSGNETGAGEAEQEDDFMGYDKKKSFFDNISCEAVERQKGRSQRTDWRTERKLNSETFGVASARRGAWRGRPGWRHPHNPHNPHHQPMSYFPSWRAMRGGRGRGGPQHAHNNHNNHNNHNNHSNHSHASAHRQRSAPTAPPAQPAATAK
- the LOC123694688 gene encoding protein LSM14 homolog B isoform X7, with product MSAGMPELGSKISLISKADIRYEGRLFTVDPQECTIALASVRSFGTEDRETQYPVAPQSQVYDYILFRGSDIKDIRVVNNVSSLPNDPAIVQMSVPPSIGSGNQGQYVGQYNHPVVGQTQYPQYYPMGGFPSSVHPQMNKTSELSPQTSVDLAPQQPVTAPIGSGVVHHNQVKDQGSMLDLIGGGSQQSASRSGTPAAVGHRKSPTADQGTQQVGSGAGGSTQRESRRGGSTNKPANRPRQNSRSRQRQSSGSQPSQPQQPQHNQHQQHNQQQPHHHHQPGELVESQGYNRGGWRGRSRGRGRGFVPRNKNTLKFDNDYDFEQANTEFEELRSQLAKAKIADGETKVENNGEVDKKDDSGNETGAGEAEQEDDFMGYDKKKSFFDNISCEAVERQKGRSQRTDWRTERKLNSETFGVASARRGAWRGRPGWRHPHNPHNPHHQPMSYFPSWRAMRGGRGRGGPQHAHNNHNNHNNHNNHSNHSHASAHRQRSAPTAPPAQPAATAK
- the LOC123694688 gene encoding protein LSM14 homolog B isoform X4 gives rise to the protein MSAGMPELGSKISLISKADIRYEGRLFTVDPQECTIALASVRSFGTEDRETQYPVAPQSQVYDYILFRGSDIKDIRVVNNVSSLPNDPAIVQMSVPPSIGSGNQGQYVGQYNHPVVGQTQYPQYYPMGGFPSSVHPQMNKTSELSPQTSVDLAPQQPVTAPIGSGVVHHNQVKDQGSMLDLIGGGSQQSASRSGTPAAVGHRKSPTADQGTQVGSGAGGSTQRESRRGGSTNKPANRPRQNSRSRQRQSSGSQPSQPQQPQHNQHQQHNQQQPHHHHQPGELVESQGYNRGGWRGRSRGRGRGFVPRNKNTLKFDNDYDFEQANTEFEELRSQLAKAKIADGETKVENNPIVIDGVPFQGEVDKKDDSGNETGAGEAEQEDDFMGYDKKKSFFDNISCEAVERQKGRSQRTDWRTERKLNSETFGVASARRGAWRGRPGWRHPHNPHNPHHQPMSYFPSWRAMRGGRGRGGPQHAHNNHNNHNNHNNHSNHSHASAHRQRSAPTAPPAQPAATAK
- the LOC123694688 gene encoding protein LSM14 homolog B isoform X6, whose amino-acid sequence is MSAGMPELGSKISLISKADIRYEGRLFTVDPQECTIALASVRSFGTEDRETQYPVAPQSQVYDYILFRGSDIKDIRVVNNVSSLPNDPAIVQMSVPPSIGSGNQGQYVGQYNHPVVGQTQYPQYYPMGGFPSSVHPQMNKTSELSPQTSVDLAPQQPVTAPIGSGVVHHNQVKDQGSMLDLIGGGSQQSASRSGTPAAVGHRKSPTADQGTQQVGSGAGGSTQRESRRGGSTNKPANRPRQNSRSRQRQSSGSQPSQPQQPQHNQHQQHNQQQPHHHHQPGELVESQGYNRGGWRGRSRGRGRGFVPRNKNTLKFDNDYDFEQANTEFEELRSQLAKAKIADGETKVENNVSGEVDKKDDSGNETGAGEAEQEDDFMGYDKKKSFFDNISCEAVERQKGRSQRTDWRTERKLNSETFGVASARRGAWRGRPGWRHPHNPHNPHHQPMSYFPSWRAMRGGRGRGGPQHAHNNHNNHNNHNNHSNHSHASAHRQRSAPTAPPAQPAATAK
- the LOC123694688 gene encoding protein LSM14 homolog B isoform X2, with the translated sequence MSAGMPELGSKISLISKADIRYEGRLFTVDPQECTIALASVRSFGTEDRETQYPVAPQSQVYDYILFRGSDIKDIRVVNNVSSLPNDPAIVQMSVPPSIGSGNQGQYVGQYNHPVVGQTQYPQYYPMGGFPSSVHPQMNKTSELSPQTSVDLAPQQPVTAPIGSGVVHHNQVKDQGSMLDLIGGGSQQSASRSGTPAAVGHRKSPTADQGTQVGSGAGGSTQRESRRGGSTNKPANRPRQNSRSRQRQSSGSQPSQPQQPQHNQHQQHNQQQPHHHHQPGELVESQGYNRGGWRGRSRGRGRGFVPRNKNTLKFDNDYDFEQANTEFEELRSQLAKAKIADGETKVENNVSPIVIDGVPFQGEVDKKDDSGNETGAGEAEQEDDFMGYDKKKSFFDNISCEAVERQKGRSQRTDWRTERKLNSETFGVASARRGAWRGRPGWRHPHNPHNPHHQPMSYFPSWRAMRGGRGRGGPQHAHNNHNNHNNHNNHSNHSHASAHRQRSAPTAPPAQPAATAK
- the LOC123694688 gene encoding protein LSM14 homolog B isoform X5, which translates into the protein MSAGMPELGSKISLISKADIRYEGRLFTVDPQECTIALASVRSFGTEDRETQYPVAPQSQVYDYILFRGSDIKDIRVVNNVSSLPNDPAIVQMSVPPSIGSGNQGQYVGQYNHPVVGQTQYPQYYPMGGFPSSVHPQMNKTSELSPQTSVDLAPQQPVTAPIGSGVVHHNQVKDQGSMLDLIGGGSQQSASRSGTPAAVGHRKSPTADQGTQQVGSGAGGSTQRESRRGGSTNKPANRPRQNSRSRQRQSSGSQPSQPQQPQHNQHQQHNQQQPHHHHQPGQGYNRGGWRGRSRGRGRGFVPRNKNTLKFDNDYDFEQANTEFEELRSQLAKAKIADGETKVENNVSPIVIDGVPFQGEVDKKDDSGNETGAGEAEQEDDFMGYDKKKSFFDNISCEAVERQKGRSQRTDWRTERKLNSETFGVASARRGAWRGRPGWRHPHNPHNPHHQPMSYFPSWRAMRGGRGRGGPQHAHNNHNNHNNHNNHSNHSHASAHRQRSAPTAPPAQPAATAK
- the LOC123694688 gene encoding protein LSM14 homolog B isoform X8: MSAGMPELGSKISLISKADIRYEGRLFTVDPQECTIALASVRSFGTEDRETQYPVAPQSQVYDYILFRGSDIKDIRVVNNVSSLPNDPAIVQMSVPPSIGSGNQGQYVGQYNHPVVGQTQYPQYYPMGGFPSSVHPQMNKTSSMLDLIGGGSQQSASRSGTPAAVGHRKSPTADQGTQQVGSGAGGSTQRESRRGGSTNKPANRPRQNSRSRQRQSSGSQPSQPQQPQHNQHQQHNQQQPHHHHQPGELVESQGYNRGGWRGRSRGRGRGFVPRNKNTLKFDNDYDFEQANTEFEELRSQLAKAKIADGETKVENNVSPIVIDGVPFQGEVDKKDDSGNETGAGEAEQEDDFMGYDKKKSFFDNISCEAVERQKGRSQRTDWRTERKLNSETFGVASARRGAWRGRPGWRHPHNPHNPHHQPMSYFPSWRAMRGGRGRGGPQHAHNNHNNHNNHNNHSNHSHASAHRQRSAPTAPPAQPAATAK
- the LOC123694688 gene encoding protein LSM14 homolog B isoform X1, giving the protein MSAGMPELGSKISLISKADIRYEGRLFTVDPQECTIALASVRSFGTEDRETQYPVAPQSQVYDYILFRGSDIKDIRVVNNVSSLPNDPAIVQMSVPPSIGSGNQGQYVGQYNHPVVGQTQYPQYYPMGGFPSSVHPQMNKTSELSPQTSVDLAPQQPVTAPIGSGVVHHNQVKDQGSMLDLIGGGSQQSASRSGTPAAVGHRKSPTADQGTQQVGSGAGGSTQRESRRGGSTNKPANRPRQNSRSRQRQSSGSQPSQPQQPQHNQHQQHNQQQPHHHHQPGELVESQGYNRGGWRGRSRGRGRGFVPRNKNTLKFDNDYDFEQANTEFEELRSQLAKAKIADGETKVENNVSPIVIDGVPFQGEVDKKDDSGNETGAGEAEQEDDFMGYDKKKSFFDNISCEAVERQKGRSQRTDWRTERKLNSETFGVASARRGAWRGRPGWRHPHNPHNPHHQPMSYFPSWRAMRGGRGRGGPQHAHNNHNNHNNHNNHSNHSHASAHRQRSAPTAPPAQPAATAK
- the LOC123694688 gene encoding protein LSM14 homolog B isoform X9, whose amino-acid sequence is MSAGMPELGSKISLISKADIRYEGRLFTVDPQECTIALASVRSFGTEDRETQYPVAPQSQVYDYILFRGSDIKDIRVVNNVSSLPNDPAIVQMSVPPSIGSGNQGQYVGQYNHPVVGQTQYPQYYPMGSMLDLIGGGSQQSASRSGTPAAVGHRKSPTADQGTQQVGSGAGGSTQRESRRGGSTNKPANRPRQNSRSRQRQSSGSQPSQPQQPQHNQHQQHNQQQPHHHHQPGELVESQGYNRGGWRGRSRGRGRGFVPRNKNTLKFDNDYDFEQANTEFEELRSQLAKAKIADGETKVENNVSPIVIDGVPFQGEVDKKDDSGNETGAGEAEQEDDFMGYDKKKSFFDNISCEAVERQKGRSQRTDWRTERKLNSETFGVASARRGAWRGRPGWRHPHNPHNPHHQPMSYFPSWRAMRGGRGRGGPQHAHNNHNNHNNHNNHSNHSHASAHRQRSAPTAPPAQPAATAK